Proteins found in one Arthrobacter sp. U41 genomic segment:
- a CDS encoding serine/threonine-protein kinase, with translation MDSSPNNVTAELLSGRYQLGEVIGRGGMASVYSAKDLNLGRDVALKLFAPQSANPDELRRQEAEIQLLAALNHPSLVTLFDAGTDTRISEEPRPFLTMELVDGQDLRARIRHSPLPLDEVAVIGAGVSDALAYVHSLGIIHRDIKPANILLVPVRPGEPLRPKLTDFGIARIMDGTRLTATGTMVGTAAYLSPEQSRGAELGPGSDIYSLGLVLLECIKGDVEYPGGAVESAVARLHRAPAIPDSVPAEWAKLIRAMTAMDPLDRPSAADLEVALRHALVSPGSLPGLLAEAGTRVLPAPPALPPRPPSAGAGPGSSAPTAAGGDSSARTRAMPVLDPDAVTTPQANRGTLPARVASGFRQARRRTRILLSLALLAVAAGTVAATVALAAPEAPDVVPYPAVTGDLGQHLQELQKSVEP, from the coding sequence ATGGACAGTTCGCCCAATAACGTCACGGCAGAGCTCTTGAGCGGCCGATACCAACTGGGGGAAGTGATCGGTCGGGGCGGAATGGCGTCCGTTTACAGCGCCAAGGACCTGAACCTCGGCCGCGACGTGGCACTCAAGCTCTTTGCCCCTCAGTCCGCGAATCCTGACGAACTCAGGCGTCAGGAAGCCGAGATCCAACTCCTGGCCGCCCTGAACCATCCGAGCCTGGTGACCCTCTTCGATGCCGGCACGGACACCCGTATCTCGGAGGAACCCCGGCCGTTCCTGACCATGGAACTGGTGGACGGGCAGGATCTCCGGGCACGGATCCGGCACAGCCCGCTGCCCCTGGACGAGGTCGCCGTCATCGGAGCGGGAGTCTCGGACGCCTTGGCCTACGTGCACTCACTAGGCATCATCCACCGGGACATCAAGCCGGCTAACATCCTGCTCGTTCCGGTTCGTCCCGGGGAGCCCCTGCGCCCCAAACTCACCGACTTCGGGATCGCCCGCATCATGGACGGGACCCGGCTGACCGCCACCGGCACCATGGTGGGGACCGCCGCGTACTTGAGCCCGGAACAGTCCCGGGGCGCTGAGCTGGGCCCGGGAAGCGACATCTACTCGCTCGGGCTGGTGTTGCTCGAATGTATCAAGGGCGACGTCGAGTACCCCGGCGGTGCCGTGGAATCCGCCGTCGCAAGACTGCACCGGGCCCCGGCCATCCCCGATTCCGTGCCCGCCGAATGGGCCAAACTGATCCGGGCCATGACGGCAATGGACCCCTTGGACCGCCCGTCCGCCGCGGACCTCGAAGTGGCGCTGCGACATGCCCTGGTCTCCCCCGGGTCCCTTCCCGGCCTGCTTGCCGAAGCGGGCACCCGGGTGCTGCCCGCCCCGCCGGCGCTGCCCCCGCGGCCGCCCTCCGCCGGCGCCGGCCCCGGCAGTAGCGCACCCACGGCTGCTGGCGGCGACAGCAGCGCCCGGACAAGGGCCATGCCCGTGCTCGACCCGGACGCCGTAACCACCCCACAGGCGAACCGAGGCACGTTGCCAGCCCGGGTCGCCTCAGGTTTCCGGCAGGCCCGGCGCCGCACCCGGATCCTGCTGTCCCTCGCGCTGCTGGCCGTTGCTGCGGGTACCGTGGCGGCCACCGTCGCCCTCGCGGCCCCGGAAGCACCCGACGTCGTACCCTATCCGGCCGTGACAGGCGACCTGGGGCAGCACCTCCAAGAGCTGCAGAAGAGTGTGGAACCATGA